A DNA window from Odocoileus virginianus isolate 20LAN1187 ecotype Illinois unplaced genomic scaffold, Ovbor_1.2 Unplaced_Contig_2, whole genome shotgun sequence contains the following coding sequences:
- the LOC110124151 gene encoding small integral membrane protein 26-like, with translation MRPAQALSWYRRMSVVYGLGAWTLLGSLIFLSQKKSKPPGDKVEQKDASRNELSEPPKGFYVETIVTYREDFVPVTARIINYLKSWTSGPGPKS, from the coding sequence ATGCGGCCGGCACAAGCTCTTAGTTGGTACCGGCGGATGTCAGTCGTTTACGGACTGGGCGCCTGGACCCTGCTGGGCTCCTTGATTTTCTTGAGTCAGAAAAAGAGCAAGCCGCCAGGTGATAAAGTAGAACAAAAGGATGCCTCAAGAAACGAACTATCTGAGCCCCCAAAAGGCTTTTATGTGGAAACGATTGTCACATATAGAGAAGATTTTGTTCCAGTTACTGCCAGGATCATCAACTATTTGAAATCATGGACTAGTGGCCCTGGACCAAAATCATGA